The sequence AATCCGAGAAGTTTCCAAAACCGGATTCGATCGCCTTCGCGAGTTCACCGCGCGGTTCCCCGCCGCCATTCTTCTTCATCATCTGCCAGAAGAGCGAATGGTTGTAGTGACCGCCGCCGTTGTTGCGAACGGCGGTGCGCACGCTTTCCGGCAGCGAATTGAGATTCTGAATCAGCTCTTCAATCGAACGGGAGCCTCCCGCCTGGGAATCGGCCAATGCTTTGTTGAGATTCGAAACGTAAGCCGCATGGTGGCGGCCGTGGTGAATCTGCATCGTCTGGGCATCAATGTGAGGCTCCAATGCGTCTTCCGCATATGGAAGCTTCGGAAGCGTGAACGGGCTGCTTGCACCGGGAGCGTTGCCGGCGGAAGCGGCGTGAGTGACGATGTGCGGCGTGGCTGCAGCCGCAATCACGGCAACCGCAGTCGTCCGGATGGCGTGTCTTCGTGTCATCATAGCATTTCCATTGGGTTGTTGTTCACTGTGCTGTTCCGCGAACAGACGCGGAAGCAGCCAAGGTTGTTTCAATACTTTGTGACCTGCTGCGTCAGCCCGCCATCGACGTAATACGTGCTGCCTGTCACGTAATCGGATTCGCTGCTCGCCAGGAAAACCGCGACGGCAGCCACCTCCTCTGGCCGGCCAAAACGGCCCCACGGAATTTCGCTGATCGCGTTTTCCTTCTCCTGCGGATTATCCAGTACCTTCTGGTTGATCGGGGTCGCGATCGCGCCCGGCGCGATATTGTTTACGTTGATGCGATGCTCCGCCAGTTCCATTGCCAGGTTGCGCATCATCATTCGGATGCCACCCTTGGACGCGCAGTAGGAGGTGTAACCTACAAACGGAATGTCCTCGTGAACGGAAGAGATGAAGATCAGTTTCCCGCCCGGCCCCTGCTTGACCATCTGGCGGGCAGCAACCTGGCTCACGAGGTATGATCCAAAGAGGTTCACCGAGATCACCTTGTTCCATTCCTCATCCGTGGCTTCAAGGAATGG is a genomic window of Verrucomicrobiia bacterium containing:
- a CDS encoding superoxide dismutase translates to MMTRRHAIRTTAVAVIAAAATPHIVTHAASAGNAPGASSPFTLPKLPYAEDALEPHIDAQTMQIHHGRHHAAYVSNLNKALADSQAGGSRSIEELIQNLNSLPESVRTAVRNNGGGHYNHSLFWQMMKKNGGGEPRGELAKAIESGFGNFSDFKTKFNEAATKVFGSGWAWLVLQDGKLAILGTPNQDTPLSTGAQPLLGVDVWEHAYYLKYQNKRADYLSAWWNVVNWDFVAERFSKRA
- a CDS encoding glucose 1-dehydrogenase; the encoded protein is MQLKDKVALVTGAASGIGKAIALRFAREGAKVAINTRPGGNDGKPVLDEARRTSPDSFLAPASVDNREQVEGMVNDIVQRLGRIDIVVNNAGIEIQKPFLEATDEEWNKVISVNLFGSYLVSQVAARQMVKQGPGGKLIFISSVHEDIPFVGYTSYCASKGGIRMMMRNLAMELAEHRINVNNIAPGAIATPINQKVLDNPQEKENAISEIPWGRFGRPEEVAAVAVFLASSESDYVTGSTYYVDGGLTQQVTKY